The Fusobacteriaceae bacterium sequence ACACAAAGAATACAAGCAAAATTTATGCCAATCAGATCACGGATTCAGTTCCTTCAAGCGTCTCCAAAGGGTGGAAGTGCTTATTCCCAGCGCCTTGGCCGTATTTTTTTTGTTGCCGGAATTTTGTTTCAACACATGGAGAATATAGCCGCCGTCCACTTTCCGGATGCCGTTTCCGGCGTTGATTTTGTACTGATCCCCGGGGTTTTCCGAGATTTCCAGCACCTCGTAGATGTCGGCCGCCGTGACAGTCGTCCCGCCGGTAGTCACGTCAAGGCGCTCGAGGAAATTGCTCAATTCCCGGATATTCCCGCGCCACTGCCGGTCGCCGAGGATCCGGAGGGCCTCCTCCGAAAAGGTTTTTTCCGGAAAGCCCGCTCTTTCATTGAGACAGGCGAGGAGTTCGGGAATATCCTCCTTGTGCTGGCGCAAAGGGGGAAGCGTCAGGTTCAGGACGCCGACCCGGTAATAGAGGTCCTCCCGGAATTTTCCCTCTTCGACGGCCTTCCAGAGGTCTTTGTTTGTGGCCGTGATGACCCGTACATCCACGGGAATGACCTTGTCGTCGCCGATGCGGGAGATCTCTTTTTCCTGCAATACCCGCAGGATCTTCGCCTGTACGGTCGGGGAGAGGTCGCCGATCTCATCGAGGAAAATGGTCCCTTTGTGGGCCAGCTCGAAGAACCCCTTCCGGCCTTCGCTTCTGGCGCCGGTAAAGGCCCCCTTCACATAGCCGAAAAGTTCACTTTCGAGGATACTTTCGGGAAGCGCCGCGCAATTGATGGCGACGAAGGGATAATTTTTCCGGTCGCCGGCGTTGTGGATGCTCTGGGCGAAGATTTCCTTTCCGGTTCCCGATTCGCCGCAGATGAGTACGGGGCTCGAAGAATTGGCATATTTCGCGGCCTTGCCCTTTATTCGCTGCATGACGTAACTTTTCCCGACGATGTCCTCAAAGGAATACTTCGCGTAATGCCCGCTGGAAACGGCGTTTTTCACGATATTCTTTTCGAGATTCAGAATCATGTCTGTCTCATGGATCATAAATACGGAACCGGCGTTATTTCCGTCGATCGTGAGAGGCTCCGTGTTCAGCACGATCTGCGTGTTGTTTACCGTGAAAAACTGATTGGTCAGTTTCTGCCCCGCTTTTCCTTTTTCGATGACCTCCCTGTGGGGAAAATAATCGAGTAGATAAATCTTTTCGTCGCCGTTCTGGCGGGGTAAATTGAAAATCCGTCTCGCGATGTTGTTGCAGCTGGTGATACGGCCTTCGGGATCAATCGTCACGGCCCCTTCAAAAGCGCAGTTGAGCACGCTGTCGATGAGCTCATAGCGCCTCTGGATGTCTTCCCAGGTTTGCAGCGTATAAAGCGCTTCTTTGGCGCTGTGCAAATAGGATTCGGCCGAGATGTCCACGTGGACGGCCGTGACGCCAAGTCTTCTTGCGGCCCGTACGACGCCGCCTCCGCCGACGACAACCTCGATGCCCTGCCGCGCCGCTTCCGCCACCTCTTTTTCGATGTAGGCTTCGCAATCGACTTCTGTGGTTTCCGCGAACTCCACAAATTTGATCGAGGGATTCAGTAGAGTCTTGTATTTGTCAAAATTGTTGATGCTGTTGTACCACCCCATAATCGCCACTTTATCGGATAACTGATAAGCTTTTTTCACAGGCTCGAAAAAGTCCAGAAAATTGTACTCCAGAGAAATCAGCGGCAGCTTGCAGTTCTGGCGGATAATGGAGACGACTCCTCCCCGGGCAATGATGATCCGCGCGCCCTCGGCCTGCAAGGCGTTCAGGCGCAGGGAAGCCTCGCTGATGTCGATAAACACCACGTCGATGGGATAAGCATTTTTGCGGAACAAGGCCTCGGCAAAGGCGATATGATCCTCGTACATG is a genomic window containing:
- a CDS encoding sigma 54-interacting transcriptional regulator, whose amino-acid sequence is MARSKICYVTMYEDHIAFAEALFRKNAYPIDVVFIDISEASLRLNALQAEGARIIIARGGVVSIIRQNCKLPLISLEYNFLDFFEPVKKAYQLSDKVAIMGWYNSINNFDKYKTLLNPSIKFVEFAETTEVDCEAYIEKEVAEAARQGIEVVVGGGGVVRAARRLGVTAVHVDISAESYLHSAKEALYTLQTWEDIQRRYELIDSVLNCAFEGAVTIDPEGRITSCNNIARRIFNLPRQNGDEKIYLLDYFPHREVIEKGKAGQKLTNQFFTVNNTQIVLNTEPLTIDGNNAGSVFMIHETDMILNLEKNIVKNAVSSGHYAKYSFEDIVGKSYVMQRIKGKAAKYANSSSPVLICGESGTGKEIFAQSIHNAGDRKNYPFVAINCAALPESILESELFGYVKGAFTGARSEGRKGFFELAHKGTIFLDEIGDLSPTVQAKILRVLQEKEISRIGDDKVIPVDVRVITATNKDLWKAVEEGKFREDLYYRVGVLNLTLPPLRQHKEDIPELLACLNERAGFPEKTFSEEALRILGDRQWRGNIRELSNFLERLDVTTGGTTVTAADIYEVLEISENPGDQYKINAGNGIRKVDGGYILHVLKQNSGNKKNTAKALGISTSTLWRRLKELNP